A DNA window from Thiopseudomonas alkaliphila contains the following coding sequences:
- a CDS encoding DUF4892 domain-containing protein, producing the protein MNKYGVCTWLVAALFSSTVAQAQVEQLEAFTGATELEQAEYPLAEQVYPAGSVRRISGNLRYSAELRGVGSKTTQTWQIAGLHSAERAFAEVRQYWRKQGAHTLYWCEGRECGASSLWANSVFNNSRLYGPDDNQAYALMLLPQDPDYQQVSVIAFYAIKRGNGRSYLHQEQMQLEHLPSDLLPEPATLLKQLNKEGELALTHLTQAPSPEWVQLLARSIKRNALLQVSLQGAYAADWQAALLAAGVRPQQLAVDANQPAPGLILKKR; encoded by the coding sequence TTGAATAAATATGGTGTATGCACCTGGTTAGTGGCTGCGCTGTTTAGCAGTACAGTCGCGCAGGCACAGGTTGAGCAGTTGGAAGCCTTTACTGGTGCGACTGAGTTAGAGCAGGCGGAGTATCCATTGGCCGAACAGGTCTATCCTGCCGGTTCTGTGCGCCGCATCAGTGGTAACTTGCGTTACAGTGCTGAACTGCGAGGCGTTGGCAGTAAAACCACCCAAACTTGGCAAATAGCCGGATTGCATAGTGCAGAGCGCGCCTTTGCCGAGGTGCGCCAATATTGGCGCAAGCAGGGCGCACATACCCTGTACTGGTGCGAAGGTCGTGAATGTGGTGCTAGTAGTTTGTGGGCCAATAGCGTGTTTAATAACTCGCGGTTATACGGCCCTGATGATAATCAGGCTTATGCTTTAATGCTGTTGCCGCAAGACCCTGATTATCAGCAAGTCAGCGTGATTGCTTTTTATGCGATTAAGCGCGGTAATGGCCGCTCCTATCTGCACCAAGAACAGATGCAATTGGAGCACCTGCCGAGTGATCTTTTACCAGAGCCTGCCACCTTGCTGAAACAGCTCAACAAAGAAGGTGAGTTAGCGCTGACCCATTTAACCCAAGCACCAAGCCCTGAGTGGGTGCAGTTGTTAGCGCGCAGCATTAAGCGTAATGCATTATTGCAAGTGAGCTTGCAAGGCGCTTATGCCGCTGATTGGCAAGCGGCCTTGTTGGCTGCCGGAGTTCGTCCACAGCAACTGGCAGTCGATGCTAACCAGCCAGCGCCTGGATTAATTTTAAAGAAGCGCTAA